One Tachysurus fulvidraco isolate hzauxx_2018 chromosome 2, HZAU_PFXX_2.0, whole genome shotgun sequence DNA segment encodes these proteins:
- the pias4a gene encoding E3 SUMO-protein ligase PIAS4-A isoform X1: MAAELVEAMNMVKSFRVSDLQTLLASMGRSKSGLKQDLVGRALRLVQTEYSPELLKNVRQLYETRFPKAPGWLAARRPEAIPAVSYPTINSSPRSTAQGTDYLNGMPKLAAPPAAEVKLVPLPFYHNLETLLPPTELIAQNSEKLQDSQCVFELTQSQIDQIRNSSELRPGVKSVQVVLRICYTDSIGVQEDQYPPNIAVKVNQSYCHVPGYYPSNKPGVEPRRPCRPINITPWLHLSTATNRVTITWGNFGKRYSVAVYLVRVFTSAELFNQLKHCSVESAERCRERIQDKLRFDPESEIATTGLRVSLICPLVKMRLGVPCRALTCAHLQCFDAVFFLQMNEKKPTWTCPVCDKPAPFELLTIDGLLSEILKETEDVEEIEYLTDGSWRPIRDDKEKDRERENNHSPEYPVVDICVPETNGHSPAHSSTSQTGRSASSGPASGTGGASGTSGGGAVVDLTLDDSSDEEEGGGGAGDSEDTEDSQDSPAPKRGRYDYDKDLVTAY, translated from the exons ATGGCGGCCGAGCTGGTTGAAGCGATG AACATGGTGAAGAGTTTCCGGGTGTCCGACCTGCAGACACTGCTGGCCTCTATGGGGCGCAGTAAAAGCGGGTTAAAACAGGACTTGGTGGGCCGAGCTTTGAGACTGGTGCAGACAGAATACAGCCCGGAGCTGCTGAAGAACGTCCGGCAGCTCTATGAAACGCGCTTCCCTAAAGCACCTGGATGGTTGGCTGCTCGTCGCCCAGAGGCGATACCAGCAGTGTCCTATCCAACGATCAACTCGTCCCCACGAAGCACAGCCCAGGGCACAGACTACCTCAATGGCATGCCCAAGCTGGCTGCTCCACCAGCCGCTGAAGTTAAACTAGTGCCCCTGCCCTTTTACCACAACCTAGAAACATTGTTGCCACCCACAGAGCTAA TTGCACAGAATAGTGAGAAACTACAGGACAGTCAGTGTGTTTTCGAACTAACACAGAGTCAAATAGACCAGATCCGAAACTCCAG TGAACTTCGCCCGGGTGTAAAATCGGTTCAGGTGGTCCTTAG AATCTGTTACACTGACTCCATTGGTGTTCAGGAAGATCAGTACCCTCCCAATATTGCTGTCAAAGTGAATCAGTCCTACTGTCATGTTCCC GGTTATTATCCTTCCAACAAACCAGGTGTGGAGCCTCGTCGTCCTTGTCGCCCTATAAATATCACCCCCTGGCTTCATCTTTCAACAGCCACCAACAGAGTCACCATTACATGGGGCAACTTTGGAAAG CGGTATTCTGTGGCTGTGTACCTAGTGAGGGTCTTCACATCTGCAGAGCTCTTTAACCAGCTCAAGCATTGCTCAGTGGAGAGTGCTGAGCGATGTCGTGAACGCA TTCAAGACAAACTGCGTTTTGATCCGGAGAGTGAGATTGCCACTACAGGACTGAGAGTGTCTCTGATCTGCCCA CTGGTGAAGATGCGTCTGGGAGTGCCGTGCCGGGCGCTCACCTGCGCTCACTTGCAGTGTTTCGATGCTGTCTTCTTCTTGCAAATGAACGAAAAGAAGCCCACATGGACCTGCCCTGTATGTGACAAACCTGCTCCCTTTGAGCTGCTCACCATTGATGG aTTACTCTCAGAGATCCTGAAGGAGACTGAAGATGTGGAAGAGATTGAGTATTTGACTGATGGCTCATGGAGACCAATCAGAGAtgacaaagaaaaagacaggGAGCGGGAAAATAACCACTCTCCGGAGTATCCGGTTGTGGATATAT GTGTTCCTGAAACAAATGGCCACTCCCCAGCACACAGTAGTACAAGCCAGACGGGACGATCGGCATCGAGCGGCCCAGCATCGGGCACGGGAGGTGCCAGCGGTACTTCAGGTGGCGGCGCAGTGGTGGACCTTACGCTGGACGACTCATCAGATGAGGAAGAGGGTGGCGGGGGGGCTGGGGACAGCGAGGACACAGAAGACAGCCAGGACAGCCCAGCACCGAAGAGGGGCAGATACGATTATGACAAAGATCTTGTCACTGCATACTGA
- the pias4a gene encoding E3 SUMO-protein ligase PIAS4-A isoform X2 has protein sequence MVKSFRVSDLQTLLASMGRSKSGLKQDLVGRALRLVQTEYSPELLKNVRQLYETRFPKAPGWLAARRPEAIPAVSYPTINSSPRSTAQGTDYLNGMPKLAAPPAAEVKLVPLPFYHNLETLLPPTELIAQNSEKLQDSQCVFELTQSQIDQIRNSSELRPGVKSVQVVLRICYTDSIGVQEDQYPPNIAVKVNQSYCHVPGYYPSNKPGVEPRRPCRPINITPWLHLSTATNRVTITWGNFGKRYSVAVYLVRVFTSAELFNQLKHCSVESAERCRERIQDKLRFDPESEIATTGLRVSLICPLVKMRLGVPCRALTCAHLQCFDAVFFLQMNEKKPTWTCPVCDKPAPFELLTIDGLLSEILKETEDVEEIEYLTDGSWRPIRDDKEKDRERENNHSPEYPVVDICVPETNGHSPAHSSTSQTGRSASSGPASGTGGASGTSGGGAVVDLTLDDSSDEEEGGGGAGDSEDTEDSQDSPAPKRGRYDYDKDLVTAY, from the exons ATGGTGAAGAGTTTCCGGGTGTCCGACCTGCAGACACTGCTGGCCTCTATGGGGCGCAGTAAAAGCGGGTTAAAACAGGACTTGGTGGGCCGAGCTTTGAGACTGGTGCAGACAGAATACAGCCCGGAGCTGCTGAAGAACGTCCGGCAGCTCTATGAAACGCGCTTCCCTAAAGCACCTGGATGGTTGGCTGCTCGTCGCCCAGAGGCGATACCAGCAGTGTCCTATCCAACGATCAACTCGTCCCCACGAAGCACAGCCCAGGGCACAGACTACCTCAATGGCATGCCCAAGCTGGCTGCTCCACCAGCCGCTGAAGTTAAACTAGTGCCCCTGCCCTTTTACCACAACCTAGAAACATTGTTGCCACCCACAGAGCTAA TTGCACAGAATAGTGAGAAACTACAGGACAGTCAGTGTGTTTTCGAACTAACACAGAGTCAAATAGACCAGATCCGAAACTCCAG TGAACTTCGCCCGGGTGTAAAATCGGTTCAGGTGGTCCTTAG AATCTGTTACACTGACTCCATTGGTGTTCAGGAAGATCAGTACCCTCCCAATATTGCTGTCAAAGTGAATCAGTCCTACTGTCATGTTCCC GGTTATTATCCTTCCAACAAACCAGGTGTGGAGCCTCGTCGTCCTTGTCGCCCTATAAATATCACCCCCTGGCTTCATCTTTCAACAGCCACCAACAGAGTCACCATTACATGGGGCAACTTTGGAAAG CGGTATTCTGTGGCTGTGTACCTAGTGAGGGTCTTCACATCTGCAGAGCTCTTTAACCAGCTCAAGCATTGCTCAGTGGAGAGTGCTGAGCGATGTCGTGAACGCA TTCAAGACAAACTGCGTTTTGATCCGGAGAGTGAGATTGCCACTACAGGACTGAGAGTGTCTCTGATCTGCCCA CTGGTGAAGATGCGTCTGGGAGTGCCGTGCCGGGCGCTCACCTGCGCTCACTTGCAGTGTTTCGATGCTGTCTTCTTCTTGCAAATGAACGAAAAGAAGCCCACATGGACCTGCCCTGTATGTGACAAACCTGCTCCCTTTGAGCTGCTCACCATTGATGG aTTACTCTCAGAGATCCTGAAGGAGACTGAAGATGTGGAAGAGATTGAGTATTTGACTGATGGCTCATGGAGACCAATCAGAGAtgacaaagaaaaagacaggGAGCGGGAAAATAACCACTCTCCGGAGTATCCGGTTGTGGATATAT GTGTTCCTGAAACAAATGGCCACTCCCCAGCACACAGTAGTACAAGCCAGACGGGACGATCGGCATCGAGCGGCCCAGCATCGGGCACGGGAGGTGCCAGCGGTACTTCAGGTGGCGGCGCAGTGGTGGACCTTACGCTGGACGACTCATCAGATGAGGAAGAGGGTGGCGGGGGGGCTGGGGACAGCGAGGACACAGAAGACAGCCAGGACAGCCCAGCACCGAAGAGGGGCAGATACGATTATGACAAAGATCTTGTCACTGCATACTGA
- the scamp4 gene encoding secretory carrier-associated membrane protein 4, producing the protein MTARVNNFPPLPKFLRIKSCFYQNIDEEIPQPHTQIVHRVYKLWILYSITLCVNLVSCIAWVAGGGSAVNLGLGLLWLVLFSPCSYACWFRPVYKAFRADSSFNFMAFFFIFFLQCVLALIQTLGINNWGACGWIATVMFFSTNVGSGVVMLFSTLLFTVDTVLMALVLIKIHRLYRGGGGSLQHAQEEWSTGMWKSAPVREAGINAIVETGPSLPQYPASVPSYPENRPW; encoded by the exons ATGACGG CGCGAGTCAACAACTTTCCGCCTCTGCCCAAGTTTTTGCGCATTAAGTCGTGTTTCTACCAAAATATTGATGAGGAAATCCCCCAGCCTCACACCCAGATTGTTCACAGAGTTTACAAGCTTTGGATCT TGTACTCGATTACACTCTGCGTTAACCTGGTGTCTTGCATAGCCTGGGTGGCAGGGGGAGGAAGTGCAGTTAACCTCGGGCTTGGTCTCCTGTGGCTCGTCCTGTTCAGTCCCTGCAGTTATGCCTGTTGGTTTAGGCCCGTTTACAAGGCATTTAG GGCTGACAGTTCGTTTAACTTTATGGcgttcttcttcattttcttccttCAGTGTGTTCTTGCTCTCATCCAGACATTGGGAATAAACAACTGGGGTGCATG TGGCTGGATAGCTACAGTGATGTTTTTTAGCACTAATGTGGGCTCTGGAGTGGTTATGCTCTTCTCCACTCTGCTCTTCACTGTAGATACTGTGCTTATGGCACTGGTTCTGATCAAG ATTCACAGGCTATACCGTGGTGGTGGAGGAAGCCTTCAGCATGCGCAGGAAGAATGGAGCACCGGGATGTGGAAGAGTGCCCCCGTGAGAGAAGCTGGTATTAATGCCATTGTAGAGACTGGCCCCAGTCTCCCTCAGTATCCAGCTTCTGTGCCAAGCTACCCAGAAAACAGGCCATGGTGA
- the chaf1a gene encoding chromatin assembly factor 1 subunit A isoform X1 has product MVAVKLAAEDRSASGSLVCAPRRGMDCVDKASTANKKLVQARLPFKRLNPEPKETVKTKRTRTASSAPPTHESNASDGENEVDATSASLQPRPALKNGRGPLDGFMRRTKCPPVSSASVIDLTEDSNSADVNREPSAPANALCPTDKAAKNTQNNTETKEPEAASAVPLSSDETMETDEAEDSVALPQLDSTLESDTEEDQKQQEETEESQENESLLSTSSVSLVESSPEPSKSTPTTPASVPRMNTGQKKIKRRSLKATQELDEKQRDREEKERQKQEAKAAKEKKREEARRLKEEMKKEKQEKKEKEDRERREKREKHDKEKAERQQAKEEQRKVKIEAKLEEKRKKEEEKRLKEEKERIKAEKAEITRFLQKPKPQLAPKTLASVCGKFAPFEIKEHMALAPLTRVQCGEAVLETLDRYLIEPDATFDCLKDWIAHKPRKSGPTKPKHTDTLRDCVVVDDSCPKTEGVPDHKRYGRMKLLHFHENYRPAYWGTWSKKSTHISPRCPFKRDKELLDYEVDSDEEWEEEEPGESLSHSEGDDDDEGDDDDEDDGFFVPHGYLSDGEGALEDEEGGDPEKQKVRQKLKAREWDELMAKSKLRVLEAVVRGCMWEGEDPLLDMLQPYAVCMIEPLNSEEPKTPEGNASRQQRKDHWLSQLLPLLHGNVNSSKVIISEFQEFCRQQKPSPAGSPQNFADTVPPRIQVKRLMKENAVYEKRSTYRRSCWYVHPDVLSRFGQEALPVPCQWTYITSGAHSTRDESTSGLQGSSPTASHSTTTTPLNKRKIVSNQSITKYMKKCGEPEQAEAIETDGFQADTEDDDDDCVILCEQSGSSEQNSQIPRTETKSTEAMDTLLSLPCPTPATA; this is encoded by the exons ATGGTGGCGGTGAAGCTCGCAGCCGAGGACCGTTCAGCGTCCGGGTCTTTAGTCTGCGCCCCCCGGAGAG GTATGGATTGCGTGGACAAAGCCAGCACTGCCAACAAGAAGCTCGTTCAAG CACGCCTTCCCTTCAAAAGACTTAATCCGGAACCCAAGGAAACCGTGAAAACCAAAAGAACCAGAACCGCATCTTCTGCTCCTCCTACCCATGAATCCAATGCTTCTGATGGGGAGAATGAAGTTGATGCTACCTCTGCATCCCTGCAACCAAGACCCGCTCTGAAAAATGGCCGCGGGCCCCTTGATGGTTTTATGAGACGCACAAAGTGTCCACCAGTTAGTTCTGCTTCTGTTATTGACCTAACAGAGGACTCAAACTCAGCTGATGTCAACAGAGAGCCTTCTGCTCCAGCAAATGCATTATGTCCTACAGACAAAGCTGCAAAAAATACCCAAaataacacagagacaaaagagCCAGAAGCAGCCTCTGCCGTTCCCCTGTCGTCAGATGAAACTATGGAAACTGATGAAGCTGAGGACAGTGTTGCTCTCCCACAGCTGGATAGCACTCTGGAGTCTGACACTGAGGAAGATCAGAAGCAGCAAGAAGAGACTGAAGAGAGTCAGGAGAATGAATCTCTGCTGTCTACCAGCTCTGTATCACTGGTCGAGAGTTCACCAGAGCCTAGCAAAAGCACACCAACCACTCCTGCATCA GTGCCAAGAATGAACactgggcaaaaaaaaataaaaagacgcTCACTTAAG GCTACTCAGGAACTGGATGAAAAGCAGCGTGATCGAGAGGAGAAAGAGCGGCAGAAGCAGGAGGCCAAAGCTGccaaagagaagaagagagaggaagcaCGGAGACTGAAAGAggagatgaagaaagaaaaacaagagaagaaagaaaaggaggacCGGGAACGGcgtgagaaaagagaaaaacatgatAAAGAAAAGGCAGAGAGACAGCAGGCAAAGGAAGAGCAGCGTAAAGTGAAGATCGA GGCTAAGcttgaagagaagagaaagaaagaagaggaaaaacggttgaaggaagagaaagag AGAATCAAAGCAGAAAAGGCTGAGATCACTCGATTCCTGCAGAAGCCCAAGCCTCAGTTAGCACCAAAG ACTCTGGCATCAGTCTGTGGGAAGTTTGCACCATTTGAAATCAAAGAACATATGGCATTGGCACCGCTTACTCGGGTGCAGTGTGGAGAGGCAGTTCTAGAGACACTAGATCGGTACCTGATAGAACCAGACGCCACTTTCGACTGCTTAAAGGACTGGATAGCGCATAAACCACGCAAGTCAGGACCAACCAAAcccaaacatacagacacactgag AGACTGTGTGGTGGTTGATGATAGTTGCCCAAAAACAGAAGGTGTTCCTGACCACAAACGTTACGGACGCATGAAGCTACTTCATTTTCATGAAAATTATCGTCCTGCTTACTGGGGCACGTGGAGcaaaaaaagtacacacataTCACCTCGCTGCCCTTTCAAACGTGACAAG GAGCTGCTTGACTATGAGGTTGACAGTGATGAGGAATGGGAAGAGGAGGAGCCAGGAGAGTCCCTGTCACACAGTGAAGGG GATGATGACGATGAaggggatgatgatgatgaagatgatggctTCTTCGTGCCCCATGGTTATCTTTCAGATGGAGAAGGAGCACTTGAGGAtgag gagGGTGGTGACCCTGAGAAGCAGAAGGTGCGTCAGAAACTGAAAGCTCGTGAGTGGGATGAGCTAATGGCTAAGAGTAAGCTGAGAGTGCTGGAGGCAGTGGTGAGGGGCTGCATGTGGGAGGGAGAGGATCCTCTTTTAGACATGCTGCAGCCCTACGCGGTTTGCATGATCGAGCCTCTGAACAGTGAAGAACCCAAAACACCTGAAGGAAACGCCTCACGCCAACAGAGAAAAGACCACT GGCTCTCTCAGCTGTTGCCTTTGTTGCATGGCAATGTGAACAGCAGTAAGGTGATTATTTCAGAGTTCCAGGAGTTTTGTCGCCAGCAAAAACCCTCACCAGCTGGCAGCCCACAGAACTTTGCCGACACTGTTCCCCCCAG GATTCAAGTCAAGCGTCTCATGAAGGAAAATGCTGTATATGAAAAGCGCTCGACTTACAGGCGGTCCTGCTGGTATGTTCACCCAGACGTCCTGAGTCGTTTTGGCCAGGAGGCCTTACCAGTCCCCTGTCAGTGGACCTACATCACCTCTGGAGCACACTCGACTCGTGATGAGTCCACCTCGGGGTTACAAGGCTCCTCACCCACTGCATCAcattccaccaccaccactcccCTCAACAAGAGGAAGATTGTCAGTAACCAGTCCATTACAAAGTACATGAAGAAATGTGGAGAACCTGAGCAG GCTGAAGCAATTGAAACTGATGGCTTTCAGGCAGACactgaggatgatgatgatgactgcgTTATTTTGTGTGAGCAATCCG GATCTTCTGAACAGAACAGCCAAATCCCCAGAACAGAAACCAAGAGCACGGAGGCAATGGAcactcttctttctcttccctgCCCTACACCAGCTACTGCCTAA
- the chaf1a gene encoding chromatin assembly factor 1 subunit A isoform X2, whose protein sequence is MDCVDKASTANKKLVQARLPFKRLNPEPKETVKTKRTRTASSAPPTHESNASDGENEVDATSASLQPRPALKNGRGPLDGFMRRTKCPPVSSASVIDLTEDSNSADVNREPSAPANALCPTDKAAKNTQNNTETKEPEAASAVPLSSDETMETDEAEDSVALPQLDSTLESDTEEDQKQQEETEESQENESLLSTSSVSLVESSPEPSKSTPTTPASVPRMNTGQKKIKRRSLKATQELDEKQRDREEKERQKQEAKAAKEKKREEARRLKEEMKKEKQEKKEKEDRERREKREKHDKEKAERQQAKEEQRKVKIEAKLEEKRKKEEEKRLKEEKERIKAEKAEITRFLQKPKPQLAPKTLASVCGKFAPFEIKEHMALAPLTRVQCGEAVLETLDRYLIEPDATFDCLKDWIAHKPRKSGPTKPKHTDTLRDCVVVDDSCPKTEGVPDHKRYGRMKLLHFHENYRPAYWGTWSKKSTHISPRCPFKRDKELLDYEVDSDEEWEEEEPGESLSHSEGDDDDEGDDDDEDDGFFVPHGYLSDGEGALEDEEGGDPEKQKVRQKLKAREWDELMAKSKLRVLEAVVRGCMWEGEDPLLDMLQPYAVCMIEPLNSEEPKTPEGNASRQQRKDHWLSQLLPLLHGNVNSSKVIISEFQEFCRQQKPSPAGSPQNFADTVPPRIQVKRLMKENAVYEKRSTYRRSCWYVHPDVLSRFGQEALPVPCQWTYITSGAHSTRDESTSGLQGSSPTASHSTTTTPLNKRKIVSNQSITKYMKKCGEPEQAEAIETDGFQADTEDDDDDCVILCEQSGSSEQNSQIPRTETKSTEAMDTLLSLPCPTPATA, encoded by the exons ATGGATTGCGTGGACAAAGCCAGCACTGCCAACAAGAAGCTCGTTCAAG CACGCCTTCCCTTCAAAAGACTTAATCCGGAACCCAAGGAAACCGTGAAAACCAAAAGAACCAGAACCGCATCTTCTGCTCCTCCTACCCATGAATCCAATGCTTCTGATGGGGAGAATGAAGTTGATGCTACCTCTGCATCCCTGCAACCAAGACCCGCTCTGAAAAATGGCCGCGGGCCCCTTGATGGTTTTATGAGACGCACAAAGTGTCCACCAGTTAGTTCTGCTTCTGTTATTGACCTAACAGAGGACTCAAACTCAGCTGATGTCAACAGAGAGCCTTCTGCTCCAGCAAATGCATTATGTCCTACAGACAAAGCTGCAAAAAATACCCAAaataacacagagacaaaagagCCAGAAGCAGCCTCTGCCGTTCCCCTGTCGTCAGATGAAACTATGGAAACTGATGAAGCTGAGGACAGTGTTGCTCTCCCACAGCTGGATAGCACTCTGGAGTCTGACACTGAGGAAGATCAGAAGCAGCAAGAAGAGACTGAAGAGAGTCAGGAGAATGAATCTCTGCTGTCTACCAGCTCTGTATCACTGGTCGAGAGTTCACCAGAGCCTAGCAAAAGCACACCAACCACTCCTGCATCA GTGCCAAGAATGAACactgggcaaaaaaaaataaaaagacgcTCACTTAAG GCTACTCAGGAACTGGATGAAAAGCAGCGTGATCGAGAGGAGAAAGAGCGGCAGAAGCAGGAGGCCAAAGCTGccaaagagaagaagagagaggaagcaCGGAGACTGAAAGAggagatgaagaaagaaaaacaagagaagaaagaaaaggaggacCGGGAACGGcgtgagaaaagagaaaaacatgatAAAGAAAAGGCAGAGAGACAGCAGGCAAAGGAAGAGCAGCGTAAAGTGAAGATCGA GGCTAAGcttgaagagaagagaaagaaagaagaggaaaaacggttgaaggaagagaaagag AGAATCAAAGCAGAAAAGGCTGAGATCACTCGATTCCTGCAGAAGCCCAAGCCTCAGTTAGCACCAAAG ACTCTGGCATCAGTCTGTGGGAAGTTTGCACCATTTGAAATCAAAGAACATATGGCATTGGCACCGCTTACTCGGGTGCAGTGTGGAGAGGCAGTTCTAGAGACACTAGATCGGTACCTGATAGAACCAGACGCCACTTTCGACTGCTTAAAGGACTGGATAGCGCATAAACCACGCAAGTCAGGACCAACCAAAcccaaacatacagacacactgag AGACTGTGTGGTGGTTGATGATAGTTGCCCAAAAACAGAAGGTGTTCCTGACCACAAACGTTACGGACGCATGAAGCTACTTCATTTTCATGAAAATTATCGTCCTGCTTACTGGGGCACGTGGAGcaaaaaaagtacacacataTCACCTCGCTGCCCTTTCAAACGTGACAAG GAGCTGCTTGACTATGAGGTTGACAGTGATGAGGAATGGGAAGAGGAGGAGCCAGGAGAGTCCCTGTCACACAGTGAAGGG GATGATGACGATGAaggggatgatgatgatgaagatgatggctTCTTCGTGCCCCATGGTTATCTTTCAGATGGAGAAGGAGCACTTGAGGAtgag gagGGTGGTGACCCTGAGAAGCAGAAGGTGCGTCAGAAACTGAAAGCTCGTGAGTGGGATGAGCTAATGGCTAAGAGTAAGCTGAGAGTGCTGGAGGCAGTGGTGAGGGGCTGCATGTGGGAGGGAGAGGATCCTCTTTTAGACATGCTGCAGCCCTACGCGGTTTGCATGATCGAGCCTCTGAACAGTGAAGAACCCAAAACACCTGAAGGAAACGCCTCACGCCAACAGAGAAAAGACCACT GGCTCTCTCAGCTGTTGCCTTTGTTGCATGGCAATGTGAACAGCAGTAAGGTGATTATTTCAGAGTTCCAGGAGTTTTGTCGCCAGCAAAAACCCTCACCAGCTGGCAGCCCACAGAACTTTGCCGACACTGTTCCCCCCAG GATTCAAGTCAAGCGTCTCATGAAGGAAAATGCTGTATATGAAAAGCGCTCGACTTACAGGCGGTCCTGCTGGTATGTTCACCCAGACGTCCTGAGTCGTTTTGGCCAGGAGGCCTTACCAGTCCCCTGTCAGTGGACCTACATCACCTCTGGAGCACACTCGACTCGTGATGAGTCCACCTCGGGGTTACAAGGCTCCTCACCCACTGCATCAcattccaccaccaccactcccCTCAACAAGAGGAAGATTGTCAGTAACCAGTCCATTACAAAGTACATGAAGAAATGTGGAGAACCTGAGCAG GCTGAAGCAATTGAAACTGATGGCTTTCAGGCAGACactgaggatgatgatgatgactgcgTTATTTTGTGTGAGCAATCCG GATCTTCTGAACAGAACAGCCAAATCCCCAGAACAGAAACCAAGAGCACGGAGGCAATGGAcactcttctttctcttccctgCCCTACACCAGCTACTGCCTAA